The sequence TCTGGGCAAAGAGGACACAGTGCTGAGAACAAACACTTCAGTGATGGAGAAAGGAAGGTCACCCTTGTACCTTAAATCTTATGCCACAAAAACATTGTAGTCAGACCACGTTACATTTATGCAATGAGGACTTCAGTGTATCAGCTAATGGGGTAGAATATCTTcatcttgatttaaaatttcttttctacttcatgTGGGTTTTCAAACACAATGCTCTTACCCAGGGAAGCTAATGAACGAATGGAGAGGCTTCAACTCCGTCCCCTCTGCAAATTACATTGAATAAATGTCTGTATTAgattctattgctgctgtaaaataTTTCCGCATTagttgattaaaacaaacaagtatatgttctcacagttctggatgtgAGAAGCCTGAAATGAGTGTCATGGACTAATATCAGATGTCTGCAGAGCTgggttccttctagaggctcaGGTGAAATGCTGTTTCCCTTCCTATTTCAGTCTGTATTCTGGCCACCTGCCTTTCCTGGCTCGTGGCCATTCCTCCGCCTTCATAGCCAGCAGTTTAGCTTCTTCATCTTGTCTCTCGCTTCTACATAGAGGACCATTGTGGTTACGTTCTTCCCACCTGGATGACACTGGGTCATCTTCTTAAAGTCAGTCGGTTAGCAAGCCTGTCCCATCTCCTACCCTAGTCCTCTCTTGCTATAAAAGTATCAAGTGCAAAGGCACTGGGGATGGGGTGTGGGCATATTTTGGAGGCCCTTATTCTGCTCACTACAAAGTCTCTTAAAAGTGTATTATTATACACTCAGGGACCCTTATATAAGAGAAATGAACATAGAATTTATCATAGTTTCTGCAACGAATGACTACACACTtgctttaaatattaatacatggaAGGAGATATTTGATTCAAAAGACCTGAACCTGCCTGCCCCTGACGCTGACACAGGACCTCACCTTGCTCCTCAGAGCGTGGTCCACAGACCAGGAGCTGCAGCATCAACAccccctgggagctggttagaaatgcagactctctgaGCCCCCAGGACCTGCTGACTCAGATTCCGCATCTGGTAGGATGCTGTTGACCGTAGGCACATACAGGTTGAAGTGCTGGTCTTGACTAGGTTTGCTCACCTTCTCTCTGTTGACTTGGGGGCTGAATAATGGTTGGGTGTGGGTGCTTACCTGTGGATTGTAGGTGTTACCAGTATTCCTTCAGGCAATGTCAGGTACCCCAGACATAATATCATTTCTGGGCGAGAAAAACTGCCGGGAAGCagcatgaaaataattataatcaagGTTCTTCAGATCCTCCGATATTCACTTCAGACAGATCACTAAAGCCCTTCTGCTCCACCCCCGGACCTTTGCACTGGCCATTCCTCCTTCCAAGTATACACACCCACATTTCCTTGCATCTCCTTCACTTTCTTCACTAgagtctctgttcaaatgtcaccttgttTACAGGACTTGACTAAAtgatcttggggaaaaaaaacaatagtcACTATCTTGTTTTactcttcctttccattcttcaTATGATCTGTCACCATATGAAATGTTGTATGCTTTTATTATTAGCTTGCATATGTTTTCTCCTTCATTGACTTGtataaacttctgtttttcagCCCTCTAGCACTCACAGGCTAGACAGTACCTAAAACACGGTGAGAGCTCAATTTGTATTCCTGAAGTACATGAAGAATTTCTCATGAAAATTGTAGAATACACGACAGTGGAAAGAAGCAGATTGGGACAAAAATTCCTAATCTGCGATGGCGCAGGAATCCCCTAAAAAGAACAAGATCCGTACAAAAACATTGAAATTAATGACTTGGctacaaaatataaattgtagCATTGGAGCATCTGAGTAATGTCACTTTCTATGAAAATTACTCAGGTGATTTTCCTGTCTTGGAAGTCACGTCTTCCTCATGAAACCAGAGAATCTTACAAGAGTTTCAGAATTTGTTCTCCTGGGACTTTCCGAGGAGCCagacctgcagcccctcctctttGGGCTTTTTCTCTCCATGTACCTGATCACTGTGTTTGGAAACCTGCTCATCGTCCTGGCCGTCAGCTCTGACTCCCACCtgcacacgcccatgtacttcttcctctccaacctGTCCTTTGTGGACATCTgtttcacctccaccaccatccccaaGATGCTGGTGAACATCCAGACGCAGAGCAAAGTCATAACCTATGAAGGCTGCATCACGCAGATGTACTTCTTCCTACTCTTTGGCATGTTGGATAACTTCCTCCTGACcgtgatggcctatgaccgcttcGTGGCCATCTGTCACCCCCTGCACTACACGGTCATCATGAACCCCCGGATCTGTGGACTGTTGGTTCTGGTGTCCTGGATCATGAGTGTCCTGAATGCTTTATTACAAAGTTTAATGGTGCTGAGGCTGTCCTTCTGTACAGACTTGGAAATACCCCACTTTTTCTGTGAAGTCAACCAGATGATCCAACTTGCCTGTTCTGACACCTTTCTTAACACCCTGGTGATGTATTTTGTAGCTGTGCTGGTAGGTGGTGGTCCCCTGACTGGGATCCTTTGCTCTTACTATAGGATCGTTTCCTGCATACGTGCGATGTCCTCTGCTCAGGGGAAGTATAAAGCATTTTCTACCTGTGCGTCTCACCTCTCAGTTGTCTCCTTATTTTATGTAACATGCCTAGGAGTGTACCTCAGCTCTCCTGCTACCCACAATGCACGCTCTAGTGCTACAGCCTCGGTCCTGTACACAGTGGTCACCCCCATGCTGAACCCCTTCATCTACAGTCTCAGGAATAAAGACATAAAGGGGGCTCTGAAAAGGTCCTTTGGGATGACAGCATAAAAGGGACGGTCGTCCTGACTGAAAAAGTGCCCTTGGTTTCATGGCTCCAAGTCTAAAACCAGACATTGTGATTCTTTAATCAGATTGTGTTTAtggaatttccttcttttatttatattctggaaTATCTATTTGTTTGAGTTCAACTtctgtatacaatttttttaattatttatgttttttatttatagttgaccctcaatattattttatattacttttgggAGTGCactatagtggttagacattcatataatttatgtagtgaccCCCCATTAGTCTGTACCTCCTGGCACTATATACAGTTGCTGCAatgttatttactatattctgtatgctgtatttacatccctgggactattttgtaaatatcaatttatatttcttaatccctttacttttttacCCAGCCCCATACCCTCACCTTTATGGCAACcatgaatttgttttctgtaaatatgtctgtttttgttttgtttatttttctctttcaattccaTGTATAAgcaagatcatatggtatttgtctttctctgtctgacttgttttacttagcataattccctccaGGTACAcccatggtgtcacaaatggtaagatttcgttcctttttatgaccacgtaataatccattgtatatatgtaccacatcttctttatccagtcgtcaagtgatgagcacttaggttgcttaCATATTGGCTATAGTAAACAGTGTTGCAGTGAGCATAGGGGTTCACATATCTTTCCTAATtaggtgttttggatttctttggataattactcagcagtggaattgctgtggTCCATATTGGCTTCACCAATTTGCAGTTCCACCGACAGTACACGAGGGTTCTgtttttctccacgtcctcacctgCACTTGTTGCTTATTGATGTACAACAGCCATTCTGACAcgtgtgagttgatatctcattgtagttttaatttgatgattagtgaccttgACTATCTTTTAATATACCCTTTGGACAtcggagaaatgtcttttcagttcTCTGACCTTTTTAAAcgggattgtttgttgttttgaggttgagttgtatgtattctttataaatttggtATATAA comes from Rhinolophus ferrumequinum isolate MPI-CBG mRhiFer1 chromosome 18, mRhiFer1_v1.p, whole genome shotgun sequence and encodes:
- the LOC117038485 gene encoding olfactory receptor 7A10-like, which gives rise to MYLITVFGNLLIVLAVSSDSHLHTPMYFFLSNLSFVDICFTSTTIPKMLVNIQTQSKVITYEGCITQMYFFLLFGMLDNFLLTVMAYDRFVAICHPLHYTVIMNPRICGLLVLVSWIMIVSLFYVTCLGVYLSSPATHNARSSATASVLYTVVTPMLNPFIYSLRNKDIKGALKRSFGMTA